The DNA sequence ACGCAGCAGCTTGGGGAAAATCACAGCGATGCCGCAGGCCGTTTGGAGCACGGTGGCGGTCAGCGTACATATGCCCAGCAGGCTGTGCCAGGAGGCCAGGTGTGGGAGCTCTGACACATTCCTGCTGGCCACAATGAACCAAAGTCCAGTGGCTGCAGCGATCAGGACCAGAGCCTGACAGAACCAGTGGAGACGGACTTTACTCTTCCATGATTTGAAGCAGAAGGGAGATCCCTCTGCTGAGAACAGCAGGATACCTTCGGTCATGCACAGGCAGTACTGCAGTGAGAGGAAACACAGATGTTAGTAAAGGGGCTTATTTGGTGTTTTAGTGGTGATACAGATCCAGTCATGAAAACTCAACAAGCGATTAATGAGATGTAGAGTTGTGGGAATTTATTCTAATGATCTAAACTCCTGTTGGGTAGTTTTCTGTCTAATGCACATCAAGCTTTTCCCAGTTGATTCAAGGAGACAAAGTGTGTGCTGTGTACATGAGTGACATCTAATGTGATTGTGAATCAGAAACTGTAATACAGCAACGCACAGTATCAGCATATTATGGGATGGGCCTGTGAGTGGATGATTACTCATCATTTGGCTACAGACAGATGTAGCAGGATAATTAATGACGTCTATATTCTCAGACATATGGACAATAACCCAAAGCACTATCCAGTCACCTGACCACAACCTGTTCAGCTACAGGAGACTAAACTCGATTTTCATAATAACTGCATATGTTGAATTAACATTCAGATGCGTTATTATGGCTGCCAGTCTCTGATGAGACACTGTGACTGAGTCTAATGTTAAGCACTGAGAGAACAGCATACTCTAGCACAGTGTGTAACACTAGACCAtaccatcatttatttatatagcactttaaaaacaacacatggcCGACCAGCAGACATATAAAAAGTACAATAAGAGTAATAAATAGTTATTCTATAGTTTTTAACCTGGATTCAAAGACCACAGCTGATGTAGACTCCctaatgtgaagaggaagatcATCCCAAAGCTTCGGGGCCACAGTAGAGAGCGCTCGGTCTCTAAGGTTCAGCCATGATGTAGGGACtgagagcaacagctgctcagctgagcGAATGAGGGGGGACATGGGGCCAATATACAGGCGCCGGACCATTTGAGGATTTTAAAAACCAAGAATTTAAAAACCCTTTAAAGTAGATTCTAAGTACCGGAGTAATATGCTCAAATGTTCTTTTACCAGTTAAAAACTGTGCAGTTGACAGAGTGACATGGCCaacccctattaaaagggagcTGCAGTAATCCAAGCGTGAGGTTATAAAAGCATGGATGACAGTTTCCAAGTCACGCCTGGAAAGAAAAAGCTTAACCTTCGACAGACGCATGAGGTGCCAGAATGAAGACTTTACCACCTCGTTTGCGTGGCCATCAAAACTAAGCGCAGAGTCAATTTTTACCCCAAGATTAGTAACCGAGCTCGTCAGGTGACGGTCAGAGCAGCAAAGTAACCGTTCCATTTTACGTtcattaaaacttaaaaaatttagAGCCATCCATGAGTTAGCATCGCTAAGACGATCAAGGAGGAGTCCAGTCGAGGAGCTATCAGAGTGACTGAAAGGCAGATAAAGCTGGCTATTgtcagcattttttaaaatttcttgtttttgcacccaGTGGCAGGAGATACAATGGAAACAGTAGTGGCCCAAGAATAGATCCCTGTGGTACGCCCGATGGCAGAGGGGCCACAGAAAAAATCTTATCCCCGAAAGTGCCAAGGTGGAAATTCCCACACAATGCTGTAGTCGAGAGATCAGCAGTCAGAGCCACCAAAACAAGCAATACATGTTTACCACAGTCCGCTGCTAACAAAATGTCATGCATAACCTTTGTGAGAGCCGTCTCTGTGCTGTGAAACGGCTTAAAGCCGGACTGAGGAGCTTCTGGAATCATTCAGGTGATCCATCAGCTGAGTGTGAACAATCCTTTCCAGGATCTTACGCAGACTTTCTTTATCACTGCATCAGATATATTGTATATATCACCCATCTCTAAGCGTTCTTTTCTGAGTGTTAACATGCCCTCCTGCCAATCCCTCAAATCTATTATTTACAGTGGAAAGTTGACAGAGACTTGAGGAATGTAGTGGGCTGAAAGCTAGCAGGAAAAGAAGAGACCTATTTTTGAGAATACATCTCCATCCATTATTTGAAATATCCCCTTAAGCAGCTTAGAAAGCCATGTGAGTGAAGAGCCACAGCTGACCATTTACTCCAGCGTGTCATTACAAAGGAAAGATATGGCCATCGGCTGTGAGCGGCTGTGGGTGAGAGGAGTGAGAcgagtgtctgtgtttgtgtgaggaCTGTAAACTTACAGCGACAGACATACACATGGGATGCCAAGAGAACAGACCTGGAGAGACAAACGCAGATTAATGACACAATCATCAGCTGACCATGTGCTGCAGCTTCAACAGCAGCAAACTGTCTGACCGTACAATAATCAGGAAAACTTACCCACTCAAGGACACGGACTGTGATGCAATAGCTCAAACACTGGCTCTAATCTGCACTTGTTTACATGTTTATCATCAGAAATTGAGTCATTTTGTTTACTGGAAGAAAATCatgataataatatttattttactacTACATTAATCAGTAAAGAAGCCCACACAGCTCTGTGATCAGTCACACGAATGACTAAATCAGAACACAAATAACCAAAATCAGTTCCTTATATTTGGCAGGTTTAAAACACTCGTATGCAACACTTACTGGTTCCGGGTCTGGACAGCAGGGAGAGGACGAGCGTCAGGCCCAGGCCGGTGACATGAGTCGCTATCACCGCCACTCTCCGCAGCCACACGTACAGCCAGAAGTCCCGCATACCCAGGCCCTCTCCCACCGGGCTGTACTCCACGTCTGACCGCATGCTGCTTACAGCCTCTCTGGCTACCTGCTCCAGCGTCCGGCGGGAATACAAGGTGTGCTGGAGAGGACCGACGAGGAGCCCGTGCTGTCGGGCTGCACGAGCTCCATAGTCGCGCGGTTACAGCATCAGAGTCGGTGCTTTGCCCAGGCTCGTGTGTGCGCACGGCATCCTTTCTACGAAATTCATCGTGTTAAGGCCATTTCCGCCTGAGGACGCAAACAGAGCGGGCGGTGTGTAGAAAGTCTGCACACAGTCACTGAGCTGCCACACCGACGCTGGTGGCGTTGCTTCTGCTTCCTGCTTCGACCTTCTCTCGAAGAAACTACGCAGAGTGAGCTGACCCGACTTGTATTTCCTGATTCTCGTGTCAGCCGCTGCAACTACAAACGATAGTCCAGCCAAGCGCAGGGAGAAATACTAAGAACCGTGCATAGGCACAAAACAGCGTTAACTGAGCGAATTTTAAACTCACTACATGTACACAACATGTAGATAGGTGAAAATGATTATTGTAGACTCATCAATTATTAATGCACATTGTTGCAGATCATGTACACCCTGtctcagcaggataatgcaacACGTGTCCAGGACTGGTTTGAGCTGCTGAATCTCCACATTCCCCATTTCACAATCCAAACAAGTCCTCACAAATGTCGGGCCTTAAAGaatctgttgctaacatcttggtTCCCGATACCACAGCACCTTCAGGGGTCAGGGACGTTTTTGCAGCAAAGGGGTAACTAACATAACATTATGCCTAATTGGTGTAAATGGAGGCAAGGACATTACATCTTATATGCATGTATGTTAAATATGATCTCTGTTCCACAGGCCTGTCAAGGTAGCAGTAATTAGACCGTTAAAAAGTCATCAGTTTACCGtgttagctaattataggccaatctgtCTTGTATCCCAAAAAGTCTTGAAACAGCTGATCATCTGCAGGTTTCAGACGCTATCACAGTTATGATCTTCTTTGGGCTTTGAGAGCAGACACATctctgctagacctcagtgcagcgttcagTTACCCATAATACTTTTTATAGAGTAAtgtgctgtaggtattacaggtactgcactgcagtggtttgtatcatatctatctaatagactccaatttgtacatgtaaatggagagtcctcttcacacactgaggttaattatggagttccacagggttcagtgctaggaccaattctgtttacattatacatgcttcccttagcaTAGCAtagcatctttatttataacgcACTTTACATCCAACAATGTTGGCCAAAGTactacaaatataaaacaaagagaaaacagtttaaattatatataaaatgtcttaaaataaaaatatatatataattaataaaaaacatattaagaGAGATCAACAGGTCCTGCTGTGCTGAAAGCCAAGGTACATAGATATGTTTTAagatgtgatttaaaaacagataaGGTCTAACATGTAAAGGCAACTCATTCCACACTTTTGGTGTTGCCACAGCAAACGCCCGATCCCCTCTGAGCTTACGATTAGTCCTGGGCACGCTCAGGAGGAGCTGGTCAGCCAACCTGAGGGGCCCGAGGCCAGGCATGTCCAAAGTCCGGCCCGTGTTCAAATTTCCACTGGCCCGCAGCCTctgtcactgattttttttagaaGAGTGGACAATGAAATGAACATGAATGAACCTCCAGAGCCTTAAGGACCAAACAAGAGAAACAGATTTGTTTGCTGCTGCTTGTTCCACCGTAGATGACATGAAGCTACCGTGGAATAAAGTCACTGGGGTTATTATGGATGGCGCACCTGCTGTGGCTGGGGAGAGAAATGGATTAACAACCCTAGTCTTtaacaaagtcagcaaagaagGAGGTAAAGCTATAAAACTCCACTGTATTATTCACCTACAAGGACTCTCTGCTAAACATTTGAAATACGACCATGTTCTGAAACCAGTGATAAAGGCTATTAATGATATTCGCTCCAAAGCCCTGTGCCACCGCCAGTTTCAACAGTTTGTACTCAACATCCAGGCTGAATACAGAGATGTTGTGTATCACAATGACGTGACATGGCTCAGTCGGGGGTCTGCACTGCAGCGCTTCTACTCTCTTAGGGAGGAAATCAGACAATTCTTGGAATAACACAACATGTGAACACGCTGAACAGGAGCCTTCAGGGGTGAAATGCAGTGGTAAGACAACTGTATTCACACATCAAAGCCTTTGGGACCAAACTGCTACTTTTCCAAAGACATCTGTCACAAATGCAGCCCAATACCACACATTTCCCATCACTACAGGAAATAATGACCAGTTACAGACCAATATTAGTGCGCAATGAGGAGGTATGCAGCAGACTTCTATGGCTGAGGAGGTTCAACAGCGCTTTTGGGATTTTGCAGCTATTGAAAAAGGAGATCACGCCTTTTTCCTCTCCCTCTTCCGTGGACCCTGATGATGCTCCTGACCATCTGCAGCCGGAGCTCATTGAGCTGCAGTGTGACACCAAGTATCGCCGTCGGCACCAACAGCTTTTACCGCCAGCTGGATAAAGGCGTGTTCCAAGAGATTCGAACGTTTGCTAAGAAAATACTGAGCTTGTTTGGCTCACATATTTGTGCGAGAAGACATTCTCCATCATGAACATGAACAAGAACCGCGTGAGAATGAGATTAAGCGACTCTCACTTGCGTGACATTTTGCACATCAGAACCACTGTTCTTGAGCCAGCCCTGGGCTTTACAAGGTCTCAGTATCACCCTTCACATTAGTGCACGCAGGTCGTTTGTTTAGTTTGTAAGTCTTTTTTCCTTGTTGTCCTTGTTTTTTCAGTTGACTATCAAACTGGGTCTCCCAAACCCtgcaaattaaataataaaatccgATTCGGCCCAGCAGCCCGTTTTTCAATTTCATATTTTTGATCTGAGtttaaaattgaaataaaaaacacatccatttttgtttttgagatcTGATTCAAAATCAAATAACttactgtagtttttttttatttttgatggtcaattaaaaaagtaaagaatgAGCGATGTACGGATTTACATGGCCCACAGTGTTTTGTACTTTTGAATAAGTTAACTCTTAATGTTATTATCCTGTTTACACGTTTTGAATTTAGAGGTttaatttttcttcattttgtttttcaaatacaTTATTTTGGTAAAAACGtttaataattcataataatatatgtgtgaaaaaaggaaaatgataaAGTCGTTCATTTGCATTTAATGTTAATGGTTCCAAATATTTCAGGCTGAATGGTCGGCCCACACACATTCTCAACTTCCCAAATCTGGTCCTCTTTGCAAAAAGTTTGGACCCtgccttaggcagcatcattagaagacatagcatacactttcactgctatgctgatgacacccagctctatctgtccatgaagccaggtaacacacaccaattagttaaactgcaggaatgtcttaaagacataaagacctggatggccgataactttctgcttcttaattcagatcaaactgaggttattgtactcagccctgaaaatcttagaaatatggtatctaaccagattcttactctggatggcattaccttggcctgtGACCAAGAGATGTCCTTCAGTGCGCAAAAtgcaaatgcacaaaaaaaaatctaaaattataAACATATTGTCTCAGAgtaatgctgaaaaactagtttgtgcatTTATTAGATGTAGCTTGGACTGCAGTAATTTGATATTAGACGATCCTAAAAATGTCCCGTTTCCTTTATTTGTTCCAACATGCTGCAGCCAGAGTCCTGACAGGTACCCGAGACAGTCTGCCTGTTGATCCAGACTCAGATTCTGCTCCTCATATACAATCTTAATCTAAAAGACTtcatagtaccatatcagcCCAATAGCTGTCAGACTTTTAAGATGATCAAGTATGTAGttaaggctggatcaggtgaccctgaatctgCTGAGTGTGTCTTCACTCACTGTGTTAACCTCTTTGCATTTAATCTTTTAAGGCCTGGCCATCTTCCACCGTGTCCCCTCACTCCCTACCAGTGGTGACGGCTGCCCCTcctcagcctggttctgtcagaggGTCATTGTTGGGGTTTCCCTCTATTACAGCAGTCTTTAATAACATAAAGCAGCTTGAGGCAGCTGTGGGGATAAATAGGTGTTAATGCAGTCACATCATCTAGTTTCTAATTGTAAAACGTGCACCACTGAATTCAGCCCAACATTCAAACTGGACCATGAGAGCACATTTCCAAAGTGATAAAGAAGTGACAGAAACCAagtgaaaatgacatttttaatcaatttttatAAACCAACATTTAATTTAGCAGCATAACCAGATGGTCGTGAGGTATTTCTAAATCCATATGCTCTGAACTTCCTCCCACCCTCCTTCACTCACCCACACTTACACACCCAGCTGCGATCCACACTACATTGACACTGCACATACAAACAAGCGGTCACATTCACACCTGAGCGTATGCTCCACAGACagaaggcacacacagacacacacagtcctgTTGGCTCAGTCCTGGACTGAGCAGAGCTGGCTCCCTCATCGTGGCTTGTAAGGCAGGCACACTTAATGGTGCAGTTTTGGCTGTAGGACAAAAGAAAATTAGTAAATTATTACTTTTGTTTAGACAGCTGCTCTTTGCATTCACTTCATCATAAACTCATGAACAAAGATCCATGTTTCACACAGAGCCAGTTTAAGACCGAGTCAGCCTGTGGAGTATTTCACCAGCTCCTCGGAGCGTGGCGGGAATTTCTGTCCACCGCTGCTGGGCGTCACTGATCGTCATGGAAACAGCTCTCGGTTGAGTAATAGTCATTTTTAATACCTTGCAGCAGACCTGTGTTAGTCTAGTCCAAGACTATGTCGCTGACAACAAAGATTCTGAGAAGTATGACCTGACTTATCTATGGCACTTTGTAATTACCCAGAGGGCAGCAGCTGCACCTTCAACAAGTAAACTGCTGCGTCTATGCAGAAACATGATTCCTCTATATGCACTGTGAGGCACTGAGCTGGTTGCATGGTAAAAACTGTCTGACTGGCAGCATCCTTTCAGCTGTACAGAGGCAGTCTCATCAGCTACACCAGTGAACAAAGGTGACGAGCTGTGAGGTAGCTGCACAGGCAGAGGCACCCTCACTAACGCAGTCATACAAGcagaaacacaacagaaacCACTCCGTTCACAAAAGAGGTTCAAGGGTTACTCCTAGTCGCCTTTGCAGGGGCCAAGTGTGGACTGGAACTGCTCAGTACACCCATTTTCCCTCGTCCAAACCTACCTTCTGTGTGCCCAGTTTCTTCTCCACACCCCCAGAAAGCGTCCCGCTTTTATTGTCTTTCCAGGGGTAGAAGTTTGAGCGCGGAGACGAAGTGGCAGAgctggaagaagaggaggaagtcAGGCAGTGGGCTGAAGGCTTAGAGGAGGGAGCGTTATCCTCCGTACGACCCCCTTTGCGTTTCTTCACCGTTCCCATTTGGTGCTCAAAGACCCTCCCACTGCCCTGCCCGTGCAGCCCTGAGTCTCCCACGCAAGCACGGCTGTGGGAATTGGTGGTGGGAGAAGGGTCTCCCAGAGGAGGGTGTGTCCGTCTGTAAGTCCAAATAGCCTTTGTGGTCGGTGACTGGGCGTCTGTGGGGGAAGGCTGGGGGTGGGGTTTGCTGCTGGGGGAGAGCGTGCCATTGGTCTGTCCGTGTGCGTGCGCTTTGGAAGATAAAGACGACGTGTTGGAAGGCGGGCGGCCCCTGTCCTGGAGGACGATGCAGTTCCTGTCGGGACCCGAGTGCTCTCCTTCCTGGGATGGGACTTTGCGCTTGCGGAGAACAGCGGCTGCAGCGACTTGCTCTCGCAGCTTCATCATTTGCTTGCTGGGACGTCCGACTGGATTCTTGGGTCGCCCGGGACTGGTGTAGCGCGTCGCCGCAGGCGCGCCGTGACTACCGGCGATGATGCTGCTGCTATTGCTCCCGTAGTTCTCTAACTGCGTGGATGTCGGGGGCCTCCCCGGCCCTCGACTGGAAGATGATGAGGATGACGCCGTTTTGAGGGAGGAGCTAATATGACTTCCTGTGCGAACCTTAGAatgtgatgaagaggaggacatGATGGTGGGAGACACGGCTGTGATGGTCTTggctgaaggaggaggagaCTGAAGGTCTGCAGCTTGAGGTATTTTCCTGgacagagggaaaaaagaacagATGAGCCCACCGACAGTTTGACCTGCAGGTGTCTGACAGCACAGCCATGTTTACAGTGGCCACACCCCCGCCTCACCCTCACTCAGTCACCCTGCCACGTGGAACATAAAGCCCAGACAGCAGTCTGGAGCTGGTTGCACTGTGAGGTCATCTTCTGATGGGGCGTTGAACCAAACAACCCAGGGTGCACCTCTGTGCCAGccttgtttgtgctgctgtaacatgTAACCACTGAATGTTCCTGCACTTCCCCAGTATATCAGAAGGCGCCCTGTGCTGCGTGTAGACACATGTTGTTAGCAGGAAACTGCTGCCATACGACACAGTTTGTCAGGACCTGCTCAAGCTCAGACCGAGCATCTGATGGAGGAAGAACGTTAAACGTGGCGTTGTTAATGCCGCACATGTCGCTCTGAGTAGCCTGAACGATTCACACTGATGTGACGTTATGGAGTGTTTTTaatgccacagcctacctgtATTGTTGCCGACTGCATCCATCCTTTTATCAACACAGTGCATCCATTTTCTAATGgatgcttccagcaggacagtGTCTCAAACATCTCACACATTTCCTCATAAGCTGTGTCAGGAACAAAATGATGCTACATTGTTTGATAATATTTGGGTTTTTTACAGTGAATCAAAGCAGCTCCAGCTCTGTTTCCATGCTGGTGTTCATGCCTGACAGTATCAGGGCATGCTCCCAGATCCATGGATGTGCATCCCCACATCAGCACTGACTGACAACCAAACCTGTCGTGCTGAACTAGGTTACAGTCAGCATCTCCATGTCTGTCACAGTCAGGGTGAACTGCTCTGTCTAAAGCACAGAATATAatgtcagagacattcacaccagtggcctGCTGCAGATCGTCCTGCGgggctctggcagtgctcagAGTTCCCACACAAAGGAGCAGACACCAGTCTTGATGTGGGTTAAGGACCTTCTGCAGCATCTGTCCATCTCCTGGAGACTCCTGCATGCTGTTGAGGCTGTGCAGGGAGAGGCAGCAAACCACCTGAAAAGGGCACACAGCCTGGAGGACTACCTGTGCAGCCTGTGCAGGGTGCAGTCAGGGTGCTCCCAGTACTGACACTGACCCCAGCTAAATGCAAAACCAGCGGGGAGAAACAAAGTGTCCGTGGGTTGTTTCATTGTTGCACCAAAGCTGCTGACAGTAGTAAACACACATATATTCACATGAAGCTCTGTTCACAGGGACGTCTTACTTCCAAAGATGGGCGCTGATGTGCTGTTCCAGCATGCTGCTGAAGGCAGACCTCAGGTGGTGTAGTCTCCTGTCAAAGGTGTAGATGCCCTGACCCAACACATGGCTTCCGAATGAGcacacctttaaaaaaacaaaaatacacctTTAAACATCGAGCGCGGCTCTGGGTTTACAACGTGCAGTGTTGTATTTAGGCCATGTGCCAGAGGCTGTGCAGATATGATGCTGTCTGTCTGAGGCACGTTTACATTCAACTAAACTCTGTTTGTTTGGGAACTTCACAAAATTATTTTAGTTGCTTTTCACACGTCTACTTTTGTATTTGTATCTATTTAAGCACGATGCTGTTTGATTCAGTCTTTCAGACTGCTGAGCACACCAGCTCAGGAAGAGTACGATTCTAACACTGCAGGACCATGAAGTTCCCAAAGTAGAAGAAAAAGCATCGTGCTAACTCTGTGctttatccacacacacaggctgtgaTGATGAGACCTGTGTGCGCTGTGGGTGTGCTAtgtgtctgctgtgtgtgtgctatgtgtctgctgtgtgtgcgctgtgtgtgtgctgtgtgtgcgctgtgtgtgcgctgtgtgtgcgctgtgtgtctgctgtgtgtctgctgtgtgtCTGCTGCGTGTGTGCTGCACTGGACTCTGTTACTTGGGGACAGCACATCCATGATACAACATGGACGTCCTTGTATGTAAAGTGTCAGCCTAACGTGATCAGAGGTGTGGTTGGGGTCTGGTGCTGAGCCCCAGTAAGGACCTCTCACCGCCACTGGTCTGGGATGTGCAGCAGAAGATGGAAACTCAGCTCGCTCGTCGTTTCCTTCTGCCTCGCTTTCATCGCTCGAGATTCGTCCGTGGACCAGAGGTGAGGGGACTCTGGGATTACCCTCATCCGACCGCTGGCTCTCCTCCTCCGGGGCACTCTCTACCACAGCCGCAGACCAactagaaaacacacacaggaccatCCAGATCCAGTTACACCCTCAGCAGTACATCACCACATCAGCTCATTCCCTATACTTGATGCACACGCTGTACTGAGCCGGGAACTGGTGGACTCATCTGAGAAGACTTTAAACTTGCTCTGTTTGGGGATTATGTAACAGAACTAACACCCAGGTGTTAGTTCTGTTACATGCTGGACTAATGATCTGCTGTGTTTAACCAGCAGCTCATCAGTCCAGCATGTCTATGTTACAGCAGCAGCTGTTAGCTGCTTGATAAAACAGTTTTCCCAGCATGTTTTCCAGCAGCTGACTACACATGAATCCTGCAAGCCAAACCATGTTTGAGCCGCTATAATCAGTAAAAAGATGATTATTTATCTCTAGAAGAGTCCTAACTTCTTCTATAAGCATCCTTAGCTTCAGCATTCTTCACAACCTGAAGGCAGGGAGGGTGACCAAAGGTCTCCTGCAGTGTGGAGTACCAGCTTGCTCCCTGGGGGCCTCTGGGCTGAGGGACTGTCCCGTGGAGGAGCCTCCCTCCAGGGCTTGGCTCCCTTTCTCTCGAACCCTGGTCTTGAGTTCTGCCACTAGCTGGTCAAAGTTCTTGCTGCGGCCCACCACCTTCCTCCTCTGGTGGATGGAGTGAATCTGAGGGAAGGACAGATCagattgtgtgtttgctgtggaTCTGAGCAGGCTTGTGTGACTGGGACTGACTGTGGGAGTTTCAATAACAGGAGGACAGTATAACAGTACTTTTGGCAGATGACATCATGCCCCACCTATAGAGTCCACATTAAACTCCTCCCACAGTCGAGGACATTTTCATCTTAATATCACAGCAGAAGTTGTCCCCCATTAATGAAACGCCTGTACGAACCCCCCAGTTTTCCAGGACAGCTGCAGTCATGGCTGAAATGATTGTTCCCAGTAGAAGCACCATTTCTCCCAGAGAGCTGTTTTGGTGAACACCTTTAC is a window from the Pelmatolapia mariae isolate MD_Pm_ZW linkage group LG5, Pm_UMD_F_2, whole genome shotgun sequence genome containing:
- the atxn7l2a gene encoding ataxin-7-like protein 2a isoform X3, translating into MLPFHWCNIHVDYWKRCLGSFPSSPLPRPHPFTDLCHLLANIIPWPDVDDCNKNGKKAAEAMSLSKEDMSIFGLYPGHDDFYLVVCSHCGQVVKPQAFEKHCERRHGPVTKLYARLRSPTPAPQPQQRSHHGPSPPHGTNAASWEGRNQGVGQLRAAPPSPVTPPQYRYSKTSKDGVRHSPLEKSHSSHFDSSVFKQPPPLEPPMSSPPPSLRDPPWPHGATPPGRSSPSDRHPTVRKDSTQTSAATRHRIPRPYNKVASKRKCDLDKHCGVLDPDRKKVCTRLLTCNIHSIHQRRKVVGRSKNFDQLVAELKTRVREKGSQALEGGSSTGQSLSPEAPREQAGTPHCRRPLVTLPAFSWSAAVVESAPEEESQRSDEGNPRVPSPLVHGRISSDESEAEGNDERAEFPSSAAHPRPVAVCSFGSHVLGQGIYTFDRRLHHLRSAFSSMLEQHISAHLWKKIPQAADLQSPPPSAKTITAVSPTIMSSSSSHSKVRTGSHISSSLKTASSSSSSSRGPGRPPTSTQLENYGSNSSSIIAGSHGAPAATRYTSPGRPKNPVGRPSKQMMKLREQVAAAAVLRKRKVPSQEGEHSGPDRNCIVLQDRGRPPSNTSSLSSKAHAHGQTNGTLSPSSKPHPQPSPTDAQSPTTKAIWTYRRTHPPLGDPSPTTNSHSRACVGDSGLHGQGSGRVFEHQMGTVKKRKGGRTEDNAPSSKPSAHCLTSSSSSSSATSSPRSNFYPWKDNKSGTLSGGVEKKLGTQKPKLHH
- the atxn7l2a gene encoding ataxin-7-like protein 2a isoform X4; amino-acid sequence: MMAVRERAVKVMAALDRRVPSLDDFVGQSWTAWADWAGMTPADGPDVDDCNKNGKKAAEAMSLSKEDMSIFGLYPGHDDFYLVVCSHCGQVVKPQAFEKHCERRHGPVTKLYARLRSPTPAPQPQQRSHHGPSPPHGTNAASWEGRNQGVGQLRAAPPSPVTPPQYRYSKTSKDGVRHSPLEKSHSSHFDSSVFKQPPPLEPPMSSPPPSLRDPPWPHGATPPGRSSPSDRHPTVRKDSTQTSAATRHRIPRPYNKVASKRKCDLDKHCGVLDPDRKKVCTRLLTCNIHSIHQRRKVVGRSKNFDQLVAELKTRVREKGSQALEGGSSTGQSLSPEAPREQAGTPHCRRPLVTLPAFSWSAAVVESAPEEESQRSDEGNPRVPSPLVHGRISSDESEAEGNDERAEFPSSAAHPRPVAVCSFGSHVLGQGIYTFDRRLHHLRSAFSSMLEQHISAHLWKKIPQAADLQSPPPSAKTITAVSPTIMSSSSSHSKVRTGSHISSSLKTASSSSSSSRGPGRPPTSTQLENYGSNSSSIIAGSHGAPAATRYTSPGRPKNPVGRPSKQMMKLREQVAAAAVLRKRKVPSQEGEHSGPDRNCIVLQDRGRPPSNTSSLSSKAHAHGQTNGTLSPSSKPHPQPSPTDAQSPTTKAIWTYRRTHPPLGDPSPTTNSHSRACVGDSGLHGQGSGRVFEHQMGTVKKRKGGRTEDNAPSSKPSAHCLTSSSSSSSATSSPRSNFYPWKDNKSGTLSGGVEKKLGTQKPKLHH
- the atxn7l2a gene encoding ataxin-7-like protein 2a isoform X1 codes for the protein MLPFHWCNIHVDYWKRCLGSFPSSPLPRPHPFTDLCHLLANIIPWPDVDDCNKNGKKAAEAMSLSKEDMSIFGLYPGHDDFYLVVCSHCGQVVKPQAFEKHCERRHGPVTKLYARLRSPTPAPQPQQRSHHGPSPPHGTNAASWEGRNQGVGQLRAAPPSPVTPPQYRYSKTSKDGVRHSPLEKSHSSHFDSSVFKQPPPLEPPMSSPPPSLRDPPWPHGATPPGRSSPSDRHPTVRKDSTQTSAATRHRIPRPYNKVASKRKCDLDKHCGVLDPDRKKVCTRLLTCNIHSIHQRRKVVGRSKNFDQLVAELKTRVREKGSQALEGGSSTGQSLSPEAPREQAGTPHCRRPLVTLPAFSWSAAVVESAPEEESQRSDEGNPRVPSPLVHGRISSDESEAEGNDERAEFPSSAAHPRPVAVCSFGSHVLGQGIYTFDRRLHHLRSAFSSMLEQHISAHLWKKIPQAADLQSPPPSAKTITAVSPTIMSSSSSHSKVRTGSHISSSLKTASSSSSSSRGPGRPPTSTQLENYGSNSSSIIAGSHGAPAATRYTSPGRPKNPVGRPSKQMMKLREQVAAAAVLRKRKVPSQEGEHSGPDRNCIVLQDRGRPPSNTSSLSSKAHAHGQTNGTLSPSSKPHPQPSPTDAQSPTTKAIWTYRRTHPPLGDPSPTTNSHSRACVGDSGLHGQGSGRVFEHQMGTVKKRKGGRTEDNAPSSKPSAHCLTSSSSSSSATSSPRSNFYPWKDNKSGTLSGGVEKKLGTQKVGLDEGKWVY
- the atxn7l2a gene encoding ataxin-7-like protein 2a isoform X2, with translation MMAVRERAVKVMAALDRRVPSLDDFVGQSWTAWADWAGMTPADGPDVDDCNKNGKKAAEAMSLSKEDMSIFGLYPGHDDFYLVVCSHCGQVVKPQAFEKHCERRHGPVTKLYARLRSPTPAPQPQQRSHHGPSPPHGTNAASWEGRNQGVGQLRAAPPSPVTPPQYRYSKTSKDGVRHSPLEKSHSSHFDSSVFKQPPPLEPPMSSPPPSLRDPPWPHGATPPGRSSPSDRHPTVRKDSTQTSAATRHRIPRPYNKVASKRKCDLDKHCGVLDPDRKKVCTRLLTCNIHSIHQRRKVVGRSKNFDQLVAELKTRVREKGSQALEGGSSTGQSLSPEAPREQAGTPHCRRPLVTLPAFSWSAAVVESAPEEESQRSDEGNPRVPSPLVHGRISSDESEAEGNDERAEFPSSAAHPRPVAVCSFGSHVLGQGIYTFDRRLHHLRSAFSSMLEQHISAHLWKKIPQAADLQSPPPSAKTITAVSPTIMSSSSSHSKVRTGSHISSSLKTASSSSSSSRGPGRPPTSTQLENYGSNSSSIIAGSHGAPAATRYTSPGRPKNPVGRPSKQMMKLREQVAAAAVLRKRKVPSQEGEHSGPDRNCIVLQDRGRPPSNTSSLSSKAHAHGQTNGTLSPSSKPHPQPSPTDAQSPTTKAIWTYRRTHPPLGDPSPTTNSHSRACVGDSGLHGQGSGRVFEHQMGTVKKRKGGRTEDNAPSSKPSAHCLTSSSSSSSATSSPRSNFYPWKDNKSGTLSGGVEKKLGTQKVGLDEGKWVY